A portion of the Juglans microcarpa x Juglans regia isolate MS1-56 chromosome 1D, Jm3101_v1.0, whole genome shotgun sequence genome contains these proteins:
- the LOC121255182 gene encoding UPF0496 protein At4g34320-like, with product MVSNSSKTHFTADMNAYEVARELEVACELEVDIELGDSTGVEEPQLVCSDSIKEIVKCLNEMHLEVAICNLKCKEDIWNNQEFFSFLKDYFHCSLMAVDFCTALENCLKRTRDNQSIVQSAKTLQELRKFKDAEDPFTNEFSQLLRSVSEQHELMLDKLKPWKTKLDKKLDPVKTWRIVSNVIFVFAFVSVLVLMVVAAAIKAPAWATALTGALSVPMGSVGAWCNSLWGRYQSALEGKRGVISSMRDGTLTAKKDLGNIEALIRRLQIETDSMLEKADFALGEEEAVKLVLDEIQKKFGMFMKTAQNLSANADKCSGTSVSWRKLVLQSMFRRVCD from the coding sequence ATGGTTAGTAACTCAAGCAAGACCCATTTCACGGCTGATATGAACGCCTATGAGGTGGCGCGCGAGCTGGAGGTGGCGTGCGAGCTGGAGGTGGACATAGAGCTCGGTGATTCCACCGGGGTCGAGGAACCTCAGCTCGTTTGTTCTGACTCAATCAAAGAGATCGTCAAATGTCTAAATGAAATGCACCTAGAAGTAGCCATTTGCAACCTCAAGTGTAAGGAAGATATATGGAACAATCAGGAATTTTTCTCATTCCTGAAGGATTACTTTCATTGTAGTCTCATGGCAGTGGACTTCTGCACTGCCCTTGAGAACTGCCTGAAGCGCACTCGTGATAACCAGTCGATAGTTCAGTCTGCGAAGACATTGCAAGAGTTGAGGAAATTCAAGGATGCCGAGGACCCATTTACCAACGAGTTTTCTCAACTTTTGCGATCAGTTTCTGAGCAGCATGAATTGATGTTGGACAAATTGAAGCCTTGGAAAACAAAGCTAGACAAGAAATTGGATCCTGTGAAGACATGGAGGATAGTGTCCaatgtcatttttgtttttgcatttgTGTCTGTGTTAGTTCTCATGGTGGTGGCAGCTGCCATTAAAGCTCCCGCCTGGGCAACAGCATTGACTGGTGCATTGTCTGTTCCAATGGGCTCTGTGGGAGCATGGTGCAACTCACTTTGGGGGCGGTATCAGAGTGCACTGGAAGGAAAAAGGGGGGTAATCAGCTCAATGCGAGATGGCACTCTTACTGCAAAGAAGGACTTGGGTAACATTGAGGCACTTATTCGCAGACTGCAGATTGAGACCGATTCAATGCTGGAGAAAGCTGATTTCGCTCTTGGAGAAGAGGAGGCAGTGAAGCTTGTTCTAGATGAGATCCAGAAGAAGTTCGgaatgtttatgaaaactgCTCAGAATCTAAGTGCTAATGCTGATAAGTGTAGCGGCACTAGTGTGAGTTGGAGGAAGTTGGTTTTACAATCAATGTTCAGACGTGTGTGTGACTGA
- the LOC121264789 gene encoding geranylgeranyl pyrophosphate synthase, chloroplastic-like — MSCVNLSTWVQTCSMFMQAGRSRSPPFQTLHPLKNTPISFTSPERRRRPISAHSSFSVTAVLTKEDTVREEEESEESRPTFSFKSYMVQKANSVNQALDAAVSMKDPLKIHEAMRYSLLAGGKRVRPMLCIAACELVGGTEAIAMPAACAVEMIHTMSLIHDDLPCMDNDDLRRGKPTNHKVFGEDVAVLAGDALLAFAFEHIVVSTAGVPPARVVRAVGELARSIGTEGLVAGQVVDICSEGLSEVDLEHLEFIHQHKTAALLEGAVVLGAILGGGSNEEVEKLRKFARYIGLLFQVVDDILDVTKSSQELGKTAGKDLVADKVTYPKLLGIEKSREFAEKLNKDAQNQLSGFDPEKAAPLIALANYIAHRQN; from the coding sequence ATGAGTTGTGTGAATCTGAGTACATGGGTCCAAACCTGTTCAATGTTTATGCAAGCAGGCAGATCCAGATCCCCACCTTTCCAAACCCTTCATCCTTTGAAGAACACACCCATTTCGTTCACATCCCCAGAACGCCGACGAAGACCCATTTCTGCACACTCATCGTTCTCCGTCACTGCGGTCCTCACCAAGGAAGATACTgtcagagaagaagaagaatcagaaGAATCAAGACCCACTTTTAGTTTTAAGAGCTACATGGTCCAGAAGGCCAATTCCGTTAACCAAGCCCTCGATGCCGCCGTTTCGATGAAGGACCCCCTTAAGATCCATGAGGCCATGCGCTACTCCCTCCTCGCAGGCGGCAAGCGAGTGCGCCCCATGCTCTGCATCGCCGCCTGCGAGCTCGTCGGCGGCACAGAGGCCATTGCCATGCCCGCCGCTTGCGCCGTCGAGATGATCCACACCATGTCTCTGATCCACGACGATCTTCCTTGCATGGACAACGACGATCTCCGCCGAGGAAAGCCCACCAACCACAAGGTCTTCGGCGAGGATGTGGCGGTTCTCGCCGGCGATGCGCTTCTGGCTTTCGCTTTCGAGCACATCGTGGTGTCAACGGCGGGCGTGCCGCCCGCGAGGGTTGTCCGCGCCGTCGGGGAGCTAGCCAGGTCCATTGGGACTGAAGGGCTTGTTGCCGGACAAGTAGTCGATATATGTTCCGAGGGACTTTCCGAGGTTGATTTGGAGCACCTGGAATTCATTCATCAGCATAAAACGGCGGCGCTGCTGGAAGGGGCTGTGGTTCTGGGAGCAATTCTGGGAGGTGGGTCCAACGAGGAGGTGGAAAAGCTGAGGAAATTCGCGAGGTATATCGGGCTGCTGTTTCAGGTGGTGGACGATATTCTTGACGTGACAAAATCGTCGCAGGAATTGGGGAAGACGGCCGGGAAGGACTTGGTGGCGGATAAGGTTACGTATCCGAAGCTACTGGGCATCGAGAAATCGAGGGAATTTGCCGAGAAACTGAACAAGGATGCCCAGAACCAGCTGTCTGGATTTGACCCAGAGAAGGCAGCGCCATTGATTGCTTTGGCTAATTATATTGCTCACAGGCAAAACTAG